A portion of the Oscillospiraceae bacterium genome contains these proteins:
- the uppS gene encoding polyprenyl diphosphate synthase: protein MAHPREFAEGLSIGIIMDGNGRWAKNRGLPRTAGHKKGAEVFSDIADYCDELGVSSVYFYAFSTENWKRPLEEVNAIMRLFGEYLLKGFDYKNRNIRIKFMGDRTVLDEKLQQLMNKLEGESAVKTGMTLNIAINYGGRPEIVRAAQQLAEKAAAGQLKPEEITEQMLSDAMYTAGQKDPDFILRPSGEKRLSNFMLWQAAYAELVEMDVLWPDFTRADLDAAIEEYNHRSRRFGGL from the coding sequence ATGGCACATCCCAGAGAGTTTGCGGAGGGGCTGTCCATCGGCATCATCATGGACGGCAACGGCCGCTGGGCCAAGAACCGGGGCCTGCCCCGCACCGCCGGGCACAAAAAAGGCGCCGAGGTGTTCAGCGATATCGCGGACTACTGCGACGAGCTGGGCGTTTCGTCGGTGTACTTCTATGCCTTTTCCACCGAGAACTGGAAGCGCCCGCTGGAAGAAGTGAACGCCATCATGCGGCTGTTCGGCGAATACCTGCTGAAGGGGTTTGACTACAAGAACCGCAACATCCGCATCAAATTCATGGGCGACCGCACCGTGCTGGACGAGAAGCTGCAGCAGCTGATGAACAAGCTGGAAGGGGAGTCGGCAGTCAAGACCGGCATGACCCTGAACATTGCCATCAACTACGGCGGCCGCCCGGAGATCGTGCGGGCCGCGCAGCAGTTGGCGGAAAAGGCCGCAGCCGGGCAACTGAAGCCGGAAGAGATCACCGAGCAGATGCTCAGCGATGCCATGTACACCGCCGGGCAAAAGGACCCGGACTTTATCCTGCGGCCCAGCGGAGAAAAGCGTCTGTCCAACTTCATGCTGTGGCAGGCCGCTTATGCAGAGCTGGTGGAAATGGACGTTCTGTGGCCGGACTTTACCCGTGCCGACCTGGACGCCGCCATTGAGGAGTATAACCACCGGTCCCGCCGCTTTGGCGGGCTGTAA
- the pyrH gene encoding UMP kinase, with protein sequence MALKYQRILLKISGEALGGEKGMGFDEPTMDAICGGVKKAHDLGVQIGIVVGGGNFWRGRSSGKMERTLADKIGMLATVMNALAVSDKLEQLGVPTEVFTSITMPQVAQPFTRKDALRAMDEGKIAVFGGGTGNPFFSTDTATALRAVEVSADVMFKATMVDGVYDKDPHKYPDAKKYDTLTFTKVLEDQLAVMDGTAATLCRDNKLPILVFDLADPDNIAKAVQGENVGTLVYEG encoded by the coding sequence ATGGCATTGAAATATCAGCGTATCCTGCTCAAGATCAGCGGCGAAGCATTGGGCGGCGAAAAAGGCATGGGTTTTGACGAGCCGACCATGGATGCGATCTGCGGCGGTGTGAAAAAGGCCCACGATCTGGGGGTTCAGATCGGCATCGTGGTGGGCGGCGGCAACTTCTGGCGCGGCCGTTCCAGCGGCAAGATGGAGCGCACTCTGGCCGACAAGATCGGCATGCTGGCTACGGTGATGAACGCTCTGGCCGTCTCCGACAAGCTGGAGCAGCTGGGCGTGCCCACCGAGGTGTTCACCTCCATCACCATGCCCCAGGTGGCACAGCCCTTTACCCGCAAAGACGCCCTGCGCGCCATGGACGAGGGCAAGATCGCCGTGTTTGGCGGCGGCACCGGCAACCCCTTCTTCTCCACCGACACGGCAACGGCCCTGCGCGCCGTGGAAGTGAGCGCCGATGTGATGTTCAAGGCCACCATGGTGGACGGCGTGTACGACAAGGACCCCCACAAGTACCCCGACGCCAAGAAGTACGATACCCTCACCTTCACCAAGGTGCTGGAGGACCAGCTGGCCGTCATGGATGGCACCGCTGCCACCCTGTGCCGCGACAACAAGCTGCCCATCCTGGTGTTTGATCTGGCCGACCCGGACAACATCGCAAAGGCTGTGCAGGGCGAGAACGTGGGCACGCTGGTGTATGAGGGCTGA
- the dxr gene encoding 1-deoxy-D-xylulose-5-phosphate reductoisomerase, which produces MSKKITLLGSTGSIGTQSLDVIRAQGYEVFGLSAHSHVDKILQQIEEFHPKYVCMTDPDAAARLDAALSGRAGAPKLLTGPEGLRQLAALDGPDVVLNSVVGIAGLGASLTAIESGHDLALANKESLVTGGHLVTRAVAQHGVQLLPVDSEHSAIFQCLQDKESAPSLTKILLTASGGPFFGMKTEELRTKTKADALKHPNWNMGAKITIDSATLMNKGLELIEAVWLFGLPPEKIQIVVQRQSIVHSAVQFSDHSVIAQLGVPDMRIPIQYALTYPKRVPGVVPELDFAALKVLTFDVADEETFRCLAACKKAIKKGGLGPCAANGANEEAVKLFLEDKIGFLDIGRLVEAVVDSDRFGGDYTLSDVYECDRMAREFVRAHL; this is translated from the coding sequence ATGTCGAAAAAAATTACGCTGCTGGGCTCCACCGGCTCCATCGGCACCCAGAGCCTGGATGTGATCCGGGCACAGGGGTATGAGGTGTTCGGCCTGTCGGCCCACAGCCATGTGGATAAGATCCTGCAGCAGATCGAGGAATTCCACCCGAAATACGTCTGCATGACCGACCCGGACGCCGCCGCAAGGCTGGATGCCGCGCTGTCCGGCCGGGCGGGTGCGCCCAAATTGCTCACCGGCCCGGAGGGCCTGCGGCAACTGGCCGCACTGGACGGCCCGGACGTGGTGCTGAACAGTGTGGTGGGCATTGCGGGCCTGGGTGCCAGCCTGACTGCCATCGAGAGCGGCCACGATCTGGCCCTGGCCAACAAGGAGAGCCTTGTCACCGGCGGCCATCTGGTCACCCGGGCGGTGGCACAGCACGGCGTGCAGCTGCTGCCTGTGGACAGTGAGCATTCGGCCATCTTCCAGTGCCTGCAGGACAAGGAGAGCGCCCCCAGCCTGACCAAGATCCTGCTCACGGCGTCCGGCGGGCCGTTCTTCGGCATGAAAACCGAGGAACTGCGCACCAAGACCAAGGCGGATGCCCTCAAGCACCCCAACTGGAACATGGGGGCCAAGATCACCATTGACTCCGCCACCCTCATGAATAAGGGTCTGGAACTCATTGAGGCGGTGTGGCTGTTCGGCCTGCCGCCGGAGAAGATCCAGATCGTGGTGCAGCGCCAAAGCATCGTGCACTCGGCGGTGCAGTTCAGCGATCATTCGGTCATTGCCCAGCTGGGCGTGCCGGATATGCGCATCCCCATCCAGTACGCCCTGACCTACCCCAAGCGGGTGCCGGGCGTGGTGCCGGAGCTGGACTTTGCGGCCCTGAAGGTGCTGACCTTTGATGTGGCCGACGAAGAGACCTTCCGCTGCCTTGCGGCCTGCAAAAAGGCCATCAAGAAGGGCGGCCTTGGCCCCTGTGCGGCCAACGGTGCCAACGAGGAAGCTGTGAAGCTGTTCCTGGAGGACAAGATCGGCTTTTTGGACATCGGCCGCCTGGTGGAAGCCGTCGTGGACAGCGACCGCTTCGGCGGCGACTACACCCTCAGCGATGTGTACGAGTGCGACCGCATGGCACGGGAGTTCGTGCGGGCACATCTTTGA
- a CDS encoding PolC-type DNA polymerase III, with amino-acid sequence MTPLVSQLWPQFMADPAFASCFGQVIVEHARMLRQSQQVIFTLRSAAPLDKGLCARLLASLQPDYEGFELKIENHFGYAMLDETALRDLLEEMKADGVPINGFLDRCSITILGQSITVGVRHGTKFLQEMGFEKLLADCIARHTGVTPKVSLISAVSEAEQHQMEEKLERKIAPPVVKFEKKNTAPSIKVEGLDLTDKPVTIFHGKMFTPKNLTPLKDLGGEGGKCTIWGDVFFTEVKGNYRKIYTVSITDYTGSINLKIRAQEGEDCSKWESIGKGTTVIVRGDCSYDKYEHDYIVYPYDVLFVERKKREDTAPVKRVELHLHTKLSSMDGFCDPGGIVRLAHRMGHPAIAITDHGVCQGYPEAMLAADDIHKKDPDFKLIYGCEAYFVDDMIPCVYGVQEQPLTGEFCVFDTETTGLDPGVEYMTEIGGVIVRNGEVMEEFDTFVKPGKPITPKITEITGITNEMVADAPSEKEALEAFLKFAGGRILVGHNVHSFDMRFLRAAAKRSGISLENVTYIDTLTMAQAMYPGLHNYKQGTINKHLELPAYEAHRACEDSAALGRIFCVMLKDLEEKQVTRVSEINTGLGGNREVLKKKYYHLIILVKNQMGLKNLYKIVSEAHVNYFFKKPRVPRSLLNKYRDGLLLTSACEAGELYRAIVDGTPYEELKKIASYYDILEIQPLGNNAYMVREGKVDSEEKIKDFNRTVIKLGEDLHKPVIATGDVHFTEPEDAVYRAVLQAGNGFKDADNQPPLFFRTTQDMLDQFYYLPKEKAYEVVVKNPRKIAAMIDNTVRAIPRGTYPPSIEGAEQQLRDATWEHAKRDYGDPLPEIVEKRLQKELDSICGHGYAVLYVIAVKLVAYSNAGGYQVGSRGSVGSSAVAHFSGISEVNSLPPHYRCPKCKYSEFITDGSVDDGFDLPDKNCPHCGTRMLVDGHDIPFETFLGFYGDKEPDIDLNFSGEYQSNVHRYTEELFGKANVFKAGTVSGIQDKTAYGYVKKYLEERGRTVNHAEENRLTLGCTGVKRTTGQHPGGMVVVPDTYEIYDFCPIQHPADDVAGGLLTTHFEFKYLHDTLLKLDELGHDMPTFYKYFEEYTGIPVDSIPMNDPKVYSLLTSPEALGVTPEQIDSQTGTFGIPEMGTNFVRGMLVEARPKNFSELIQISGLSHGTDVWTGNADELIRSGTCTIAEVIGCRDSIMLYLLRKGLEPKMAFDIMEAVRKGKVAKGGFKDGWEEAMREHDVPDWYIESCRKIKYMFPKAHAVAYLMSAIRLMWFKIYKPQAFYAVYFTVRGDDIDYEAAIGGAAVARAHMEEVKRRLKEEKNAKDEDVLVSLQLVNEMLVRGYEFLPIELGKSRGSKYVVEDGKVRLPFSSLKGLGGAAADALERVTIHGEEYLSVEELQQASGVGQGILDRLRQVGALGDLPESSQVSFF; translated from the coding sequence GTGACACCACTCGTTTCCCAGCTCTGGCCGCAGTTCATGGCGGACCCGGCGTTTGCGTCCTGCTTCGGGCAGGTGATCGTGGAACATGCCCGCATGCTGCGGCAGAGCCAGCAGGTCATTTTTACCCTGCGCAGTGCCGCCCCGCTGGACAAGGGCCTGTGCGCCCGGCTGCTGGCTTCGCTGCAGCCCGATTATGAGGGCTTTGAACTGAAGATCGAGAACCACTTCGGGTATGCCATGCTGGACGAAACGGCCTTGCGGGACCTGCTGGAGGAAATGAAGGCGGACGGCGTGCCCATCAACGGCTTTCTGGACCGGTGCAGCATCACCATCCTGGGGCAGAGCATCACCGTCGGGGTGCGCCACGGCACGAAGTTTTTGCAGGAGATGGGCTTTGAAAAGCTGCTGGCAGACTGCATCGCCCGCCACACCGGGGTGACGCCCAAAGTCAGCCTGATCAGCGCTGTAAGCGAGGCCGAGCAGCACCAGATGGAGGAAAAGCTGGAGCGCAAGATCGCTCCGCCGGTGGTCAAGTTCGAGAAAAAGAATACCGCTCCGTCCATCAAGGTGGAGGGGCTGGACCTGACCGACAAGCCGGTGACCATCTTCCACGGCAAAATGTTCACCCCCAAAAACCTCACCCCCCTCAAGGATCTGGGCGGCGAGGGCGGCAAGTGCACCATCTGGGGCGATGTGTTCTTTACCGAGGTCAAGGGCAACTATCGCAAGATCTACACCGTGTCCATCACCGACTACACCGGCTCCATCAACCTCAAGATCCGCGCGCAGGAGGGCGAGGACTGCTCCAAGTGGGAGAGCATCGGCAAGGGTACCACGGTCATCGTGCGCGGCGACTGCTCCTATGATAAGTACGAGCATGACTACATCGTGTACCCCTACGATGTGCTGTTCGTGGAGCGCAAAAAGCGGGAGGACACCGCCCCGGTCAAACGAGTGGAGCTGCACCTGCACACCAAACTGTCCAGCATGGACGGCTTCTGCGACCCCGGCGGCATCGTGCGGCTGGCCCACCGCATGGGGCACCCGGCCATTGCCATCACCGACCACGGCGTGTGTCAGGGCTACCCGGAAGCCATGCTGGCGGCCGATGACATCCACAAGAAAGACCCGGACTTCAAGCTCATCTACGGCTGTGAGGCCTACTTTGTGGATGATATGATCCCCTGCGTGTACGGTGTGCAGGAGCAGCCCCTGACCGGAGAATTTTGCGTGTTCGACACCGAGACCACCGGCCTGGACCCCGGCGTGGAGTATATGACCGAGATCGGCGGCGTCATCGTGCGCAACGGCGAGGTGATGGAGGAATTTGACACCTTTGTCAAGCCCGGCAAGCCCATCACCCCCAAGATCACCGAGATCACCGGCATCACCAATGAGATGGTGGCCGATGCTCCCAGCGAGAAGGAAGCGCTGGAAGCGTTCCTCAAGTTTGCGGGGGGCCGCATTCTGGTGGGCCACAATGTGCACTCCTTCGATATGCGCTTTCTGCGGGCCGCCGCCAAGCGCAGCGGCATCTCGCTGGAAAATGTGACCTATATCGACACCCTGACCATGGCGCAGGCCATGTACCCCGGCCTGCACAACTACAAGCAGGGCACCATCAACAAGCATCTGGAGCTGCCCGCCTACGAGGCACACCGCGCCTGCGAGGATTCCGCCGCACTGGGCCGCATCTTCTGTGTGATGCTGAAGGACCTGGAGGAAAAGCAGGTGACCCGGGTCAGCGAGATCAACACCGGCCTGGGCGGCAACCGCGAGGTGCTGAAAAAGAAGTATTACCACCTGATCATCCTGGTCAAGAACCAGATGGGCCTGAAGAATCTGTACAAGATCGTGAGCGAGGCCCACGTCAACTACTTCTTTAAAAAGCCCCGGGTGCCCCGCAGCCTGCTGAATAAGTACCGGGACGGCCTGCTGCTCACCAGTGCCTGCGAGGCCGGTGAGTTGTACCGTGCCATCGTGGACGGCACCCCCTATGAGGAACTGAAAAAGATCGCCTCCTACTACGACATTCTGGAGATCCAGCCCCTGGGCAACAATGCCTACATGGTGCGCGAGGGCAAGGTGGACAGCGAGGAGAAGATCAAGGACTTCAACCGCACCGTTATCAAGCTGGGCGAGGACCTGCACAAGCCGGTGATCGCCACCGGCGACGTGCACTTCACCGAGCCGGAAGATGCCGTGTACCGTGCGGTGCTGCAGGCGGGCAACGGCTTCAAGGATGCCGACAACCAGCCGCCGCTGTTCTTCCGCACCACACAGGATATGCTGGACCAGTTCTACTATCTGCCCAAGGAGAAGGCCTACGAGGTGGTGGTCAAGAACCCGCGCAAGATCGCGGCCATGATTGACAACACCGTGCGGGCCATCCCGCGGGGTACCTATCCGCCCAGCATCGAGGGCGCGGAACAGCAGCTGCGCGACGCCACCTGGGAGCACGCCAAGCGGGACTACGGCGACCCCCTGCCCGAGATCGTGGAAAAGCGGTTGCAGAAGGAGCTGGACTCCATCTGCGGCCACGGCTACGCGGTGCTGTATGTCATCGCGGTCAAGCTGGTGGCTTACTCCAACGCGGGCGGCTATCAGGTGGGCAGCCGTGGTTCGGTGGGCTCGTCGGCTGTAGCCCACTTCTCCGGCATCTCGGAGGTGAACAGCCTGCCACCCCATTACCGCTGCCCCAAGTGCAAGTACAGCGAGTTCATCACGGACGGCAGCGTGGACGACGGCTTTGACCTGCCGGACAAGAACTGCCCCCACTGCGGCACCCGGATGCTGGTGGACGGCCACGATATCCCCTTCGAGACCTTCCTGGGCTTCTACGGCGACAAGGAACCCGATATCGACCTGAACTTCTCCGGTGAGTATCAGTCCAACGTGCACCGCTACACCGAGGAGCTGTTCGGCAAGGCCAACGTGTTCAAGGCCGGTACGGTGTCCGGTATTCAGGACAAGACCGCCTACGGCTACGTCAAGAAGTATCTGGAAGAGCGGGGCCGCACCGTGAACCATGCGGAGGAAAACCGCCTGACGCTGGGCTGCACCGGCGTCAAGCGTACCACGGGCCAGCACCCCGGCGGCATGGTCGTTGTGCCGGACACCTATGAAATTTACGATTTCTGCCCCATCCAGCACCCGGCAGATGACGTGGCAGGCGGCCTGCTGACCACTCACTTCGAGTTCAAGTATCTGCACGATACCCTGCTCAAGCTGGACGAGCTGGGCCACGATATGCCCACCTTCTACAAATATTTTGAAGAGTACACCGGCATCCCGGTGGACAGCATCCCCATGAACGACCCCAAGGTGTACAGCCTGCTCACCAGCCCGGAAGCGCTGGGCGTGACCCCGGAACAGATCGACAGCCAGACCGGTACCTTCGGCATCCCGGAAATGGGCACCAACTTCGTGCGCGGCATGCTGGTGGAGGCCCGGCCCAAGAACTTTTCGGAGCTGATCCAGATCTCGGGCCTGTCCCACGGCACCGACGTGTGGACCGGCAACGCGGATGAGCTGATCCGCAGCGGCACCTGCACCATCGCAGAGGTCATCGGCTGCCGTGACAGCATCATGCTGTACCTGCTGCGCAAGGGGCTGGAACCCAAGATGGCCTTTGACATCATGGAGGCCGTGCGTAAGGGCAAGGTGGCCAAGGGCGGTTTCAAGGACGGCTGGGAGGAAGCCATGCGGGAGCACGATGTGCCGGACTGGTACATCGAGAGCTGCCGCAAGATCAAATATATGTTCCCCAAGGCCCACGCGGTGGCCTATCTGATGAGTGCCATCCGTCTGATGTGGTTCAAAATCTACAAGCCGCAGGCTTTCTATGCGGTGTACTTCACCGTGCGCGGCGACGACATCGACTATGAGGCCGCCATCGGCGGGGCTGCTGTGGCCCGTGCTCACATGGAAGAGGTCAAGCGCCGCCTGAAGGAGGAAAAGAACGCCAAGGACGAGGACGTTCTGGTGAGCCTGCAGCTGGTGAACGAAATGCTGGTGCGCGGGTACGAGTTTTTGCCCATCGAGCTGGGCAAGAGCCGCGGCTCCAAATATGTGGTGGAGGACGGCAAGGTGCGCCTGCCCTTCAGTTCTCTGAAGGGTCTGGGCGGTGCTGCTGCCGACGCGCTGGAGCGGGTGACCATCCACGGCGAAGAGTACCTCTCGGTGGAAGAGCTGCAGCAGGCCTCCGGCGTCGGTCAGGGCATCCTGGACCGTCTGCGTCAGGTGGGCGCCCTGGGCGACCTGCCGGAGAGCAGCCAGGTGAGCTTCTTCTGA
- a CDS encoding site-2 protease family protein: MSVFITLLAALFVFSAVIAIHEFGHFAVAKLCGIRVNEFSIGMGPALWKTVRKGTQYTLRALPVGGYVALEGEESPESQQAEAARDRREEAAPAPVPPEEGTGIPLNEAPVWQRMLVMVAGAVMNFVLGFVVLLILLTAQSSPLTSKVIYAVEDGALCGQTGLQAGDEIVAVNGRRCFVANDIIYELVRTEQYRADFTVLRDGQTVELPDVQFDTWTDEAGQVHMSLGFTVYGLAKTPCNVLREAGNSMLYYGRIIFTSLADLLRGRENINNLSGPVGIVTAIGQAASYGWQDLLQLLALITINLGIFNLLPFPALDGGKVVFLAIEGITGHAVPEKLQGSLTVAAFALLFGLMIFATYNDIIRLITGAV; the protein is encoded by the coding sequence ATGTCAGTTTTTATCACGCTGCTTGCAGCGCTGTTCGTGTTCAGCGCCGTGATCGCCATCCATGAGTTCGGCCACTTTGCGGTGGCAAAGCTCTGCGGCATCCGGGTCAACGAGTTTTCCATCGGCATGGGCCCGGCCCTCTGGAAAACCGTCCGCAAGGGCACCCAATACACCCTGCGGGCCCTGCCGGTGGGCGGCTATGTGGCGCTGGAAGGGGAGGAAAGCCCCGAGAGCCAGCAGGCCGAAGCCGCCCGTGACCGGCGGGAGGAAGCGGCACCCGCCCCGGTGCCGCCGGAAGAAGGCACCGGCATTCCCCTGAACGAGGCCCCGGTCTGGCAGCGGATGCTGGTGATGGTGGCCGGTGCGGTCATGAACTTTGTGCTGGGGTTCGTGGTGCTGCTGATCCTGCTCACGGCCCAGAGCTCCCCGCTGACCAGCAAGGTGATCTATGCCGTGGAGGACGGTGCCCTTTGCGGCCAGACCGGCCTGCAGGCGGGGGACGAGATCGTTGCGGTGAACGGCCGCCGCTGCTTCGTGGCCAACGATATCATCTATGAGCTGGTGCGCACCGAGCAGTACCGGGCTGACTTTACCGTACTGCGGGACGGCCAGACCGTGGAGCTGCCGGATGTGCAGTTCGACACCTGGACGGACGAAGCCGGGCAGGTGCACATGAGCCTGGGCTTTACCGTGTACGGGTTGGCCAAGACGCCCTGCAACGTGCTGCGGGAGGCCGGCAACAGTATGCTGTACTACGGGCGCATCATTTTTACCTCCCTCGCGGACCTGCTCCGCGGGCGGGAGAACATCAACAATCTTTCCGGGCCGGTGGGCATCGTGACGGCCATCGGGCAGGCGGCCAGCTACGGTTGGCAGGATCTGCTGCAGCTGCTGGCCCTCATCACCATCAACCTGGGCATCTTCAACCTGCTGCCCTTTCCGGCGCTGGACGGCGGCAAGGTGGTGTTCCTGGCCATTGAGGGCATCACCGGCCATGCTGTGCCGGAAAAGCTGCAGGGCAGCCTGACCGTTGCGGCCTTTGCGCTGCTGTTCGGGCTGATGATCTTTGCAACCTACAACGATATCATCCGGCTCATCACCGGAGCTGTATAA
- a CDS encoding phosphatidate cytidylyltransferase, with translation MKTRIITAIVGIIVLIGVMFTFNTLIFNLVIAAITLIAIHEIYNALGFTKKDWLMYAALVPYTLLVMTSNYMVMRRLVMPVSFVLVTFYAIYLVVRNGTISYQKASGLLVFSGIVIFCFYSFIRLKELLPVEQFGYDAVFFILLILCFAWGGDTCAYFAGRAFGKHKLCPVVSPKKTVEGAIGGVLGTMVFGVVATLIYSVAADRMEAFTRSNIGVSMYVIIALLGCVAAVLGIYGDLFASVVKRQCGIKDYGTIFPGHGGILDRFDSVMFIAPFVTMVITAVFYK, from the coding sequence ATGAAAACACGCATTATCACAGCCATTGTGGGCATCATCGTCCTCATTGGCGTCATGTTCACCTTCAACACGCTGATCTTCAATCTGGTCATTGCAGCCATCACGCTCATTGCCATCCACGAGATCTACAATGCGCTGGGCTTTACCAAAAAGGACTGGCTGATGTACGCGGCACTGGTGCCGTATACCCTGCTGGTGATGACCTCCAACTACATGGTCATGCGCCGTCTGGTCATGCCGGTGTCCTTTGTGCTGGTCACCTTTTACGCCATCTATCTGGTGGTGCGCAACGGGACCATCAGCTACCAGAAGGCCAGCGGTCTGCTCGTGTTTTCGGGCATCGTGATCTTCTGCTTCTACTCCTTCATCCGGCTCAAGGAACTGCTGCCGGTGGAGCAGTTCGGCTACGATGCCGTGTTCTTCATCCTGCTCATCCTCTGCTTTGCCTGGGGCGGCGACACCTGCGCCTACTTTGCGGGCCGTGCCTTCGGCAAGCATAAGCTGTGCCCGGTGGTCAGCCCCAAAAAGACCGTGGAGGGTGCCATCGGCGGCGTGCTGGGCACCATGGTGTTCGGCGTGGTGGCGACCCTGATCTACTCGGTGGCCGCCGACCGCATGGAAGCCTTTACCCGCTCCAACATCGGCGTGTCGATGTACGTCATCATTGCCCTGCTGGGCTGTGTGGCGGCGGTGCTGGGCATTTATGGTGACCTGTTTGCCAGTGTGGTCAAGCGCCAGTGCGGCATCAAGGATTACGGCACCATTTTCCCGGGCCACGGCGGCATTCTGGACCGGTTTGACAGCGTGATGTTCATTGCGCCCTTTGTGACCATGGTCATCACGGCGGTGTTCTACAAGTAA
- the ispG gene encoding flavodoxin-dependent (E)-4-hydroxy-3-methylbut-2-enyl-diphosphate synthase, which translates to MRQLKREVKIGNVTIGGNHPIAVQTMLNVPVEDIAGNVAQAKRCEAAGCQILRVTCPSAADAKCIEAVKNAVSIPIVADIHFDYRAALACADVGVDKIRINPGNIGDDDRVKAVVDACQQKNIPIRIGVNGGSLEKHILAKYGAPTPEAMVESALYHVRLLEKFDFNNIVISIKNSNVPRMMEAYRQLSAVTDYPLHVGVTEAGTYQMGLLKSGMGIGGMLLEGIGDTIRVSLAAEPEKEVEAGYNILRAVGFPVAGPEVITCPTCGRTQYPCTEIANEVEKRLQGYKKSIKVAVMGCVVNGPGEAREADIGIAGGKGEAVLFLHGKPVKKLTGDNILDQFMDEIYKL; encoded by the coding sequence ATGCGGCAGTTGAAACGAGAAGTGAAGATCGGCAATGTGACCATTGGCGGCAACCATCCCATTGCGGTGCAGACCATGCTGAATGTGCCGGTGGAGGACATTGCCGGCAACGTGGCACAGGCAAAGCGGTGCGAAGCCGCCGGCTGCCAGATCCTGCGGGTGACCTGCCCCAGCGCAGCCGACGCCAAGTGCATCGAGGCCGTGAAGAACGCGGTGAGCATCCCCATCGTGGCGGATATCCACTTTGACTACCGCGCTGCGCTGGCCTGCGCCGACGTGGGCGTGGACAAGATCCGCATCAACCCCGGCAACATCGGCGACGACGACCGGGTGAAGGCGGTGGTGGACGCCTGCCAGCAGAAGAACATCCCCATCCGCATCGGCGTCAACGGCGGCAGCCTGGAAAAGCACATTCTTGCCAAGTACGGTGCCCCTACCCCGGAAGCCATGGTGGAGAGCGCCCTGTACCATGTGCGCCTGCTGGAAAAGTTCGACTTCAACAACATCGTCATTTCCATCAAGAACTCCAACGTGCCCCGCATGATGGAGGCTTACCGCCAGCTGAGTGCCGTCACCGACTACCCACTGCATGTGGGCGTGACCGAGGCCGGCACCTACCAGATGGGCCTGCTCAAGAGCGGCATGGGCATCGGCGGCATGCTGCTGGAGGGCATCGGCGACACCATTCGCGTTTCGCTGGCCGCCGAGCCGGAAAAGGAAGTGGAAGCCGGTTACAACATCCTGCGGGCCGTGGGTTTCCCGGTGGCAGGACCGGAGGTCATCACCTGCCCCACCTGCGGCCGCACCCAGTACCCCTGCACCGAGATCGCCAACGAGGTGGAAAAGCGGCTGCAGGGCTACAAAAAATCCATTAAGGTGGCCGTGATGGGCTGCGTGGTCAACGGCCCCGGTGAGGCCCGGGAGGCCGACATCGGCATTGCCGGCGGCAAGGGCGAAGCCGTGCTGTTCCTCCACGGCAAGCCGGTGAAAAAGCTCACCGGTGACAACATTCTGGACCAGTTCATGGACGAGATCTATAAACTGTAA
- the frr gene encoding ribosome recycling factor, which yields MSSNTKVYEEKMKSSVEHLGRELAAVRAGRANPAVLDKVTVDYYGAPTPIQQVASVAVSEARTLTITPWDRTLLRAISKAIMASDVGINPIDDGQTIRLNFPAPTEERRKQLAKEVSKLGEEAKVAVRNIRRDAMDKAKVMKKAGELTEDSQKTMEEDVQKLTDKYIKNIDAAVEEKQKEIMSV from the coding sequence ATGAGCAGCAACACCAAGGTTTACGAAGAAAAGATGAAGAGCTCGGTGGAGCACCTGGGCCGCGAGCTGGCCGCTGTGCGTGCAGGCCGTGCAAACCCCGCTGTGCTGGACAAGGTGACCGTGGACTACTACGGTGCGCCCACCCCCATCCAGCAGGTGGCATCCGTGGCTGTCAGCGAGGCCCGCACCCTGACCATCACCCCCTGGGACCGCACCCTGCTGCGTGCCATCAGCAAGGCCATCATGGCCAGCGACGTGGGCATCAACCCCATCGACGACGGCCAGACCATCCGCCTGAACTTCCCGGCTCCCACCGAGGAGCGCCGCAAGCAGCTGGCCAAGGAAGTCTCCAAGCTGGGCGAGGAGGCCAAGGTGGCTGTGCGCAACATCCGCCGCGACGCCATGGACAAGGCCAAGGTCATGAAGAAGGCCGGTGAGCTGACCGAGGACAGCCAGAAGACCATGGAAGAGGATGTCCAGAAGCTGACCGACAAGTATATCAAGAACATCGACGCTGCCGTGGAAGAAAAGCAGAAGGAGATCATGTCCGTCTGA